The segment CGACCCGTGTCGAGGCCTGTGGCAGACGCCACATCGTCGAAATCGGGGCGTCGTCGAGCACGGACCGGAAGCCACCGAGCCGCCTGAAGCCGGCGCGCTCATACCGGTGATCGTTGCCGGGGTTCGTTGACTCGAGGTAAGCCGGCACGCCTGCTGCGTCCCATCGCGCCAGGTCCTCCGCCAGGAGGCGCTGGCCGATGCCCTGGCCCCGATGGTCGGGATGGGTCGCCAACAGGCTCAGGTAGGCGTGCGCCTCGTCGTGCGGGTGGTTCGCGGCGAAACGCTCCCATAGGTCGAACATCGCGCGTACTGCGGCCGGCTCGAGCGTCGCCTTGACCAACTGCTCGAGCGCCTCCTCGCCAGCGTTCGACAGCTCGATCCCGTCGGGTGGGACCCAGACCGAAACGGCCGACGCATCGTCGGTCATGAACACGGTCGAGTAGCTGAGCGCACCCTCGACGTACAGCTGCCAGTAGGCCGCGTGGTGGACCGTTGCGCCATCAGGTCTCGCGAGCGCCACGCTCCAAACGGGATCGTGAAGGAACGCCAGCGTCAGCGTCTCGGTCACCAGACCGACGTCGTCGAGCGTCGCCGGACGGGAGGCCATCGGGGCATTTTCCCCGAGGACCGTGGATCTCGTCATCATTCGGCCGGCGAACCACCGACCGACGCCTCGACTACCCGAGCGCGCGGTCTTGCAAGCTGACGCGTCAACGGGACGCCACCTGCACCAAGTCGCGGTGTGTCCGTGCGCGAACTCGGAGCTATTGACACGTGGAGCTGCGTGAAGTCGTTCGGGGCGATGGTCGTCACGGGAGGCCAATGGTAGCCGCGCCACGCCAGCCGCTGCCGACACGCGCTCCGAGGTGGACTCCCGGGGCCGTTGCCAGTACGCTCGACTCATGGGACAGGACGAACCACGGGAGCCCACGCCCGCCATGCAGATCGTGCGGGAGACCATCGCGCTGTCCGCTCTCGAGCGAATGGCCGAGGGCATGTTCGAGAACCTCGTGAAGGCGGTCGTTGACATCGAGCAGGGCATCATGGCGGTCGGGGGTGAGATGCACGCCGACGAGGAGGCTCTGCTCCTCGACGAAGGCTCGCCGCAACCCACTCTCTGGGGGATCAACCTCTACCCGGCGCAGTTCGGCAGCGCGAGGTTCATCGAGTTCGACTCTGTGATCAACATCCGCCCGCGGCAGGGCAACCGAACACGCTCGGTCGACGACGCGGCGGTGCGCGCGGCGGTCACGTCGATCGTCGCGCGAATGGTGGTCCGATGACGATGCAC is part of the Chloroflexota bacterium genome and harbors:
- a CDS encoding GNAT family N-acetyltransferase, yielding MASRPATLDDVGLVTETLTLAFLHDPVWSVALARPDGATVHHAAYWQLYVEGALSYSTVFMTDDASAVSVWVPPDGIELSNAGEEALEQLVKATLEPAAVRAMFDLWERFAANHPHDEAHAYLSLLATHPDHRGQGIGQRLLAEDLARWDAAGVPAYLESTNPGNDHRYERAGFRRLGGFRSVLDDAPISTMWRLPQASTRVEGR